A region from the Bacteroidota bacterium genome encodes:
- a CDS encoding MFS transporter — translation MTETIKKSLRESKTARWIVLALISLTMFFAYFFVDVAAPLQSLLERNHGWSPETFGMLGGSEFFLNVFAFFLILSGIILDKMGIRFTILTATIAMVLGGFIKYYALTDSFAATGLHAWLNGFWTAVPASAKLAFFGFAIFGVGVEMAGITVSKTIVKWFKGKELALAMGLEMAVARLGVFAVFRLSPIFAEQSGVTGAIFYGVAFLMVGFLTALIYTFMDLKLDREIGEDASVEPEEAFRVSDLGLILRNPGFLAIASLCVLFYSAIFPFQKFATDMLSTKLDIPIKDAAAMFSFFPIGAMILTPFIGAFLDRKGLGATMMLYGSILLTVSHLIFALVPAASFTQPVAYGTIVILGIAFSLVPASMWPSIPKIVEDRYLGSAYGLTFWIQNIGLLAVPILIGWALSAANPGVAEAIAAGDVNARYDYTVPELIFAGFGVLAMIMSVVLRVVDKQRGYGLDLPNKKN, via the coding sequence ATGACTGAAACCATCAAAAAATCGCTGCGCGAATCCAAAACCGCACGCTGGATTGTGCTGGCCCTGATTTCGCTCACCATGTTTTTTGCCTACTTTTTTGTCGATGTGGCAGCGCCCCTGCAAAGCCTGCTCGAGCGCAATCACGGCTGGTCGCCCGAAACTTTTGGCATGCTTGGCGGATCGGAGTTTTTCCTGAACGTTTTCGCGTTTTTCCTCATCCTCTCGGGCATCATTCTCGATAAGATGGGCATCCGTTTCACTATTCTCACCGCAACAATTGCCATGGTGCTGGGCGGATTCATCAAATACTATGCGCTCACCGACAGCTTTGCAGCAACAGGTTTACACGCCTGGCTCAACGGTTTCTGGACAGCTGTACCTGCCAGCGCCAAGCTCGCATTTTTTGGCTTTGCCATTTTTGGGGTCGGTGTTGAAATGGCCGGTATAACCGTCAGCAAAACCATCGTTAAGTGGTTCAAAGGCAAGGAACTGGCATTGGCCATGGGACTTGAGATGGCAGTTGCCCGTCTTGGCGTTTTTGCCGTATTCAGGCTCTCGCCCATTTTTGCTGAGCAAAGCGGCGTGACCGGAGCCATTTTCTATGGCGTGGCATTCCTGATGGTTGGTTTCCTCACCGCACTGATTTACACCTTCATGGATCTGAAACTCGACCGCGAGATAGGCGAAGATGCCTCCGTGGAACCCGAAGAAGCTTTCCGTGTGAGCGACCTCGGACTCATCCTGCGCAATCCCGGCTTTCTGGCCATTGCCAGCCTTTGTGTGCTGTTTTACTCGGCCATCTTCCCATTCCAGAAGTTTGCCACCGACATGCTATCGACCAAACTCGACATACCTATTAAAGATGCAGCAGCCATGTTTTCGTTTTTCCCCATCGGGGCAATGATTCTCACTCCTTTTATCGGCGCTTTTCTCGACCGCAAAGGTCTGGGCGCAACCATGATGCTCTACGGCTCGATCTTGCTCACCGTTTCGCACCTGATTTTTGCCCTTGTGCCTGCTGCCAGTTTCACCCAGCCGGTGGCCTACGGCACCATTGTCATCCTTGGCATTGCTTTCTCGCTTGTGCCGGCTTCGATGTGGCCATCCATTCCCAAGATTGTTGAAGACCGCTATCTGGGTTCGGCATACGGGCTCACCTTCTGGATTCAGAATATCGGATTGCTGGCCGTGCCTATCCTCATCGGCTGGGCACTGAGTGCGGCCAATCCTGGTGTGGCCGAAGCCATTGCTGCAGGCGATGTCAACGCAAGGTACGATTACACCGTGCCCGAACTCATTTTTGCGGGCTTTGGCGTGCTGGCCATGATCATGTCGGTGGTGCTGCGCGTTGTGGACAAACAACGTGGTTACGGCCTCGACCTGCCTAACAAGAAAAACTGA
- a CDS encoding DUF4920 domain-containing protein: MKINQLTLILAFISFPLLFSCSGNRHSHDHDHDHDHATEALPSTGSFGEAITKDGAVPVAEIAGLISEDNPIEVKVYGKIVEVCQHTGCWLTLDLGNGETIQVNMKDHEFYVPMDAAGKMAWVQGTAQRELISAELLRHYAEDAGRPQEYIDSITEDAWQYTIEALGVIIEEEAPSI; this comes from the coding sequence ATGAAAATCAATCAGTTAACCCTAATCCTTGCATTCATCAGCTTTCCGTTGCTCTTTTCCTGCAGCGGAAACCGCCACAGCCACGATCACGACCACGACCATGACCATGCCACCGAAGCGCTGCCTTCAACAGGTAGCTTCGGCGAAGCCATCACCAAAGATGGCGCCGTGCCAGTGGCCGAGATTGCCGGGCTGATCAGCGAAGACAACCCGATCGAAGTCAAGGTTTACGGCAAAATCGTTGAGGTTTGTCAGCACACCGGTTGCTGGCTTACGCTTGACCTGGGCAATGGCGAAACCATCCAGGTCAACATGAAAGACCATGAGTTTTACGTGCCCATGGATGCTGCCGGAAAGATGGCATGGGTGCAGGGAACGGCCCAGCGCGAACTCATCAGCGCCGAGTTGCTCCGTCATTATGCAGAAGATGCCGGTCGTCCGCAGGAGTACATCGACAGCATCACCGAAGACGCATGGCAATATACTATTGAAGCATTGGGTGTGATCATTGAGGAGGAAGCACCCTCGATCTGA
- a CDS encoding OmpA family protein — protein sequence MNTVFKITLLLAFSFLAHVAVAQRSLVRSADEAFDRKQYSLAIDRYKKAFSRVKDKDEKNRISWRLAESYRLTGNFKRAEATYRRVMRSDLPERNPSIYLIYADLLKAIQKYPEAIEYYNLYAKAVPDDPRGPEGAAIAAQIEEWIANPSRFEVTLVRQLNSRESDFAATWASSEYNEIIFTSTRDGSTGKEKDRWTNQSFSDLYTSRLDRNEKWSTPQPFDNTETINTKANEGAPHMNSAFNTLYFTRCNNSPQQASGCQIMVSSRQGRSWSQPVPLQIRGVDSLDIIGHPSLSKDELTIYFSADRKGGFGGKDIWMAMRDNKSQPFGRPINLGPEINTPGDEVFPFLRNDTSLYFASNGHPGMGGLDIFVSSPDENGRWGKPRNMKYPMNSVFDDFAVIFHPTEEKGFFSSNRDNIRGVDNLFYFIEPPVLFTLSGTVKDEKTLQFVEDATVKLIGSNGTSVSTRTNDKGFFKFGNSQVDRNTTYEIIVDKPNYFTASAVETTVGLEFSKDLVKDFLLSPIPQAPIVLPDILYDLARWELKPQFEDSLQGLILTLQRNPTIVIELASHTDSRDTEERNDILSQRRAQSVVDYLIARGIEPERLVAKGYGERVPRRLERDMVVNGFTFKSGTVLTEEYINSLRSNEEKEAAHQLNRRTEFRILSKDYVPKPTNEPVGTAVRIVLNPEENQVSFNTNADGAIVVPCLIDGYNENFVFIRNQAAQVSLERALDWLRKGILSRDNLEGDAEQLIGAGRIADGAVFRLKEIRIANRTITDVAITVNHKSEAPLIFGHAVLSRMGEYEIDARGRKLIFK from the coding sequence ATGAATACCGTTTTCAAGATAACATTGTTGCTTGCCTTTAGTTTTCTGGCCCATGTGGCTGTGGCACAACGCTCGCTGGTGCGCAGTGCCGACGAAGCTTTCGACCGCAAGCAGTATAGCCTGGCCATCGACAGGTATAAGAAAGCTTTTTCCAGGGTGAAGGACAAAGACGAGAAAAACCGCATCAGCTGGCGCCTTGCCGAGAGCTACCGGCTCACGGGCAATTTCAAACGCGCCGAAGCCACCTACCGTCGTGTCATGCGTTCGGACCTGCCCGAGCGAAACCCTTCGATATATCTTATTTACGCCGATCTTCTCAAAGCTATACAGAAATACCCCGAAGCCATTGAGTATTACAACCTGTATGCCAAAGCTGTACCCGACGATCCCCGTGGACCGGAAGGTGCCGCGATTGCAGCACAGATTGAGGAATGGATAGCCAATCCCTCGCGTTTTGAGGTTACTTTGGTTCGACAGCTCAACAGCAGGGAGTCGGACTTTGCCGCCACATGGGCATCCTCGGAATATAATGAGATCATTTTTACATCCACCCGCGATGGATCAACCGGAAAGGAGAAAGACCGCTGGACCAATCAGAGCTTCAGCGACCTTTACACCAGCCGGCTCGACCGCAATGAAAAGTGGAGCACCCCCCAGCCGTTCGACAACACCGAAACCATCAACACCAAGGCCAACGAGGGTGCGCCTCATATGAACAGTGCATTTAATACGCTTTATTTTACCCGTTGCAACAACTCGCCCCAGCAGGCCTCTGGTTGTCAGATCATGGTATCCAGCAGGCAGGGCCGTTCGTGGAGCCAGCCTGTCCCACTTCAGATCCGCGGGGTGGACAGCCTTGATATTATTGGCCATCCAAGCCTGAGTAAAGACGAGCTGACCATTTACTTCTCAGCTGACCGCAAAGGCGGATTTGGTGGAAAAGACATCTGGATGGCCATGCGCGACAACAAAAGCCAGCCATTCGGACGGCCCATCAATCTCGGCCCTGAGATCAATACGCCCGGCGATGAGGTGTTTCCTTTTCTTCGCAACGACACCAGCCTCTATTTTGCCTCCAATGGTCATCCAGGCATGGGTGGGCTCGATATTTTCGTCAGCAGTCCTGACGAAAACGGCCGGTGGGGCAAACCCCGCAACATGAAATACCCGATGAACTCGGTGTTTGACGACTTTGCTGTGATATTCCATCCCACCGAGGAGAAGGGCTTTTTTTCGAGCAATCGCGACAACATCAGGGGAGTGGATAACCTGTTTTACTTTATCGAACCTCCGGTGCTCTTTACATTGAGCGGTACTGTGAAAGATGAAAAGACCCTGCAGTTTGTCGAAGATGCTACCGTCAAGCTCATTGGCTCAAATGGTACTTCGGTGAGCACCCGCACCAACGACAAGGGGTTCTTCAAGTTTGGAAACTCACAGGTTGACCGCAACACCACATACGAAATTATCGTCGACAAGCCCAACTACTTTACAGCCAGTGCTGTAGAAACTACCGTGGGTTTGGAGTTTTCCAAAGATCTTGTGAAAGATTTCCTTTTGTCGCCCATTCCTCAGGCCCCTATTGTGCTGCCGGATATTTTGTACGACCTGGCCCGCTGGGAGCTCAAACCGCAATTCGAGGATTCGTTACAGGGGCTCATCCTCACACTTCAGCGCAACCCAACCATTGTCATAGAGCTTGCCTCGCATACCGACAGCCGCGACACCGAGGAACGCAACGACATCCTGTCGCAACGCCGTGCCCAATCGGTGGTTGATTACCTCATTGCCCGGGGCATTGAGCCTGAGCGTCTTGTGGCCAAAGGCTATGGCGAGCGGGTACCCCGCAGGCTCGAAAGAGATATGGTAGTCAATGGGTTCACCTTTAAGTCAGGAACCGTGCTCACTGAAGAATATATCAACAGCCTGCGAAGCAACGAAGAAAAGGAAGCTGCGCACCAGCTAAACCGTCGCACGGAGTTCAGGATTCTGAGCAAGGACTATGTGCCTAAACCTACCAACGAGCCTGTGGGTACCGCAGTGCGCATTGTGCTCAATCCCGAGGAAAACCAGGTGTCGTTCAACACCAATGCCGACGGGGCCATCGTGGTACCTTGCCTGATTGACGGCTATAACGAGAATTTTGTATTTATTCGCAACCAGGCAGCGCAAGTGTCGCTTGAACGCGCGCTCGATTGGTTGCGCAAAGGTATCCTCAGTCGTGATAATCTTGAAGGTGATGCGGAGCAACTTATAGGTGCAGGCCGTATTGCCGACGGTGCTGTATTCCGGCTCAAAGAGATTCGAATAGCCAACAGAACGATCACCGACGTAGCGATTACGGTGAATCACAAATCGGAAGCTCCTCTGATTTTCGGACATGCGGTGCTCAGCAGGATGGGCGAATATGAGATCGATGCCCGTGGACGCAAGCTGATATTCAAATAA
- the secDF gene encoding protein translocase subunit SecDF produces MQNKGAIKVFAIALALVSLYQLSFTFVTARVERKAREYAQSEAASALAKELAKGDQVLYKHLLDSIVQARETYYLDSMANQPVYNLLIGKYTYQQTKEREINLGLDLKGGMNVVLEVSVRDIIDALSGYSQDPVFRQAMNLATQKQKNSQKDFVTLFGESFNEIDPNARLAAIFLFEFKDKGITVNSTNQEVLDAIRVESEAAIDRSFQILRTRIDRFGVTQPNIQRLATSGRILVELPGIKDPKRVRKLLQGTAQLEFWETYNFSELYTYFDEANKRLAKINTDVAEDTLQATRDEQVAQNDSTSEVPEEQKSDTLSLVDQLKSDTTAAKDKSFAEYAKENPLYAYLMPSYVQDEQGRFFPGNTARVGTALVKDTARINYMLRQVQGIFPRNMKLAWTVKPRGGSATQAGVLELVALKTSRDGKAALGGDVIVDARQDYDQAGRVEVTMQMNSEGAKIWKRLTGENIGRQVAIVLDDYVYSYPVVNDEIPSGRSSISGGDMTIEEAQDLANILKAGKLPAPARILEEAVVGPSLGREAVNAGLWSFVIAFVMILLYMWFFYAKAGLVANFALLTNIFFLFGVLASLGAVLTLPGIAGIVLTLGMAVDANVIIYERIKEEVSMGKGLRLAIEDGYKNAYSAIIDGNVTTLLTGIVLYTFGTGPVQGFATTLIIGILTSLFTAIFISRIVFERLLEKNANITFSTSITKDFLKDVNINWLGLRKKAYIFSAALIVISLGSLIFRGLNYGVDFTGGRTYLVRFDQDVRVTDVRAALSKQFTDAIPEVKTFGPNRQVKITTKYMIEDDTREADSIIQVMLYNSLKDFFSSPITFNQFTSDEETSAEKLVGILSSQKIGPTIASDIRNKSVLAVTFALIIIFAYIAIRFRKWQYGLAGLIALAHDTLIVIGLFALFHHILPFSLEVDQAFIAAILTIIGYSINDTVIIFDRIRENIGLHPRKSLKENINLGLNQTLMRTINTSGTTLLVLVMIGLFGGEVIRGFVFALFMGILVGTYSSVFNASPIVYDLLGGPKQEEEAARQAEEKAARKK; encoded by the coding sequence ATGCAGAACAAAGGAGCGATCAAAGTTTTTGCAATAGCGCTGGCGCTGGTGTCGCTTTACCAGCTTTCGTTCACTTTTGTGACCGCAAGGGTAGAGCGCAAGGCCAGGGAGTATGCGCAGAGTGAAGCGGCCAGTGCGCTTGCAAAAGAACTTGCCAAGGGCGATCAGGTGCTTTACAAACATTTACTGGACTCCATCGTGCAGGCCAGGGAAACTTATTATCTCGACTCGATGGCAAACCAGCCTGTGTACAACCTGCTCATCGGAAAGTACACTTACCAACAGACTAAGGAACGTGAGATAAACCTGGGGCTTGACCTCAAGGGCGGGATGAACGTGGTACTCGAGGTCTCGGTGCGCGATATCATCGATGCTTTGTCGGGCTACAGTCAGGATCCGGTTTTCCGTCAGGCCATGAATCTCGCCACCCAGAAACAGAAGAATAGCCAGAAGGATTTTGTGACCCTCTTTGGTGAGTCGTTCAACGAGATTGATCCCAACGCCAGGCTGGCGGCCATCTTCCTGTTCGAGTTCAAGGACAAGGGGATCACGGTAAATTCCACCAACCAGGAGGTGCTCGATGCCATCCGAGTGGAATCAGAGGCCGCCATCGACAGGTCGTTTCAGATCCTGCGCACACGTATCGACCGGTTTGGTGTAACCCAGCCCAATATTCAACGTCTTGCCACTTCGGGCCGCATTTTGGTGGAGCTGCCAGGTATCAAAGACCCGAAACGTGTGCGCAAACTGCTTCAGGGGACTGCCCAACTTGAATTCTGGGAAACCTATAATTTCTCTGAACTTTACACCTACTTCGACGAAGCCAACAAAAGGCTTGCCAAGATAAACACTGATGTTGCGGAAGACACCCTGCAAGCCACAAGAGACGAACAGGTGGCTCAGAACGATTCAACATCCGAAGTGCCTGAAGAACAAAAGTCGGATACTTTAAGTCTGGTTGACCAGCTGAAATCGGACACCACCGCTGCGAAAGATAAAAGCTTTGCCGAATATGCCAAGGAGAACCCGCTTTATGCTTACCTGATGCCCTCGTATGTGCAGGATGAGCAGGGAAGGTTTTTCCCCGGAAATACTGCACGTGTTGGCACAGCGCTTGTAAAAGACACAGCCCGCATCAATTATATGCTCCGGCAGGTGCAGGGTATTTTCCCGCGCAACATGAAGCTTGCATGGACGGTAAAACCCCGCGGCGGCAGCGCCACGCAGGCCGGCGTGCTCGAACTGGTTGCGCTCAAGACCTCACGCGATGGCAAAGCTGCCCTGGGCGGAGATGTGATTGTTGATGCCCGCCAGGATTATGATCAGGCCGGAAGGGTAGAAGTGACCATGCAGATGAACAGCGAGGGTGCCAAGATCTGGAAGCGCCTTACAGGTGAAAACATTGGCCGTCAGGTTGCCATTGTACTCGACGACTATGTGTATTCTTATCCTGTAGTAAACGACGAAATTCCCAGTGGTCGTTCCTCCATCAGCGGTGGTGACATGACCATCGAAGAGGCTCAAGACCTAGCCAACATCCTCAAGGCCGGTAAGTTGCCCGCACCGGCACGCATCCTCGAAGAGGCTGTTGTTGGCCCTTCGCTCGGACGTGAAGCCGTCAATGCAGGATTGTGGTCGTTCGTCATCGCTTTCGTCATGATCCTGCTCTACATGTGGTTCTTCTATGCCAAAGCCGGTTTGGTTGCCAACTTCGCATTGCTCACCAACATCTTCTTCCTCTTCGGTGTACTCGCCTCGCTTGGCGCCGTGCTCACACTCCCTGGTATTGCAGGTATTGTACTCACCCTGGGTATGGCTGTGGATGCCAACGTGATCATTTATGAGCGCATCAAGGAAGAGGTCAGCATGGGCAAAGGCCTGCGCCTGGCTATCGAAGATGGTTATAAAAATGCCTATTCAGCCATCATCGACGGTAACGTAACCACCTTGCTCACCGGTATTGTACTTTATACTTTCGGTACCGGTCCGGTTCAGGGTTTTGCCACCACCCTTATCATTGGTATCCTCACCTCATTGTTTACCGCCATCTTCATCTCGCGCATTGTATTTGAGCGCCTGCTCGAGAAAAATGCCAATATTACTTTCAGTACCAGCATTACAAAGGATTTCCTCAAAGACGTCAACATCAATTGGTTGGGCCTGCGCAAAAAAGCCTACATCTTTAGTGCTGCATTGATTGTGATCAGCCTGGGATCGCTCATTTTCCGCGGCCTGAATTATGGTGTAGACTTTACTGGTGGTCGCACTTATCTTGTACGTTTCGACCAGGATGTGCGTGTAACCGACGTGCGGGCTGCTCTCAGCAAGCAGTTTACCGATGCTATACCTGAAGTGAAAACCTTCGGTCCGAACCGCCAGGTGAAAATTACTACCAAGTACATGATCGAAGACGACACCCGTGAAGCAGATTCGATCATTCAGGTGATGCTCTACAATAGCCTCAAGGATTTCTTCAGCAGTCCCATCACATTCAACCAGTTCACTTCGGACGAAGAGACTTCCGCTGAAAAACTGGTTGGTATCCTCAGCTCGCAAAAGATCGGACCTACCATCGCAAGCGATATCCGTAACAAATCCGTTCTGGCCGTAACGTTTGCACTGATTATCATCTTTGCCTACATTGCCATCCGGTTCCGTAAATGGCAGTATGGACTTGCCGGTCTGATCGCCCTTGCGCACGATACTCTGATTGTCATTGGCTTATTTGCCTTGTTCCACCACATCCTGCCTTTCAGCCTCGAGGTTGACCAGGCCTTTATTGCAGCCATCCTGACCATCATCGGTTACTCCATCAACGACACGGTGATCATCTTCGACCGCATCCGCGAGAATATCGGTCTGCATCCGCGCAAATCGCTCAAAGAGAACATCAACCTCGGTCTGAACCAAACCCTGATGCGCACGATCAATACCTCAGGAACCACCTTGCTCGTGCTGGTGATGATTGGCCTCTTTGGAGGTGAGGTGATCAGGGGCTTTGTATTTGCGCTCTTTATGGGTATTCTCGTCGGTACTTACTCTTCAGTATTCAATGCCAGCCCGATTGTTTACGACTTGCTCGGCGGACCGAAACAAGAGGAAGAGGCTGCCCGTCAGGCCGAAGAAAAGGCTGCCAGAAAGAAGTAA
- the rsmG gene encoding 16S rRNA (guanine(527)-N(7))-methyltransferase RsmG yields the protein MELIRKYFPGLEPTKQQQFEALLPVYEDWNARINLISRKDMAHFYERHVLHSLAIARFVQFVPGTRLLDVGTGGGFPGIPLAIMFPEAHFTLVDSIGKKIKAVGEVAKKLELSNVEAIQARAEGLDMKFDFILSRAVTTLPELYGWVHDKYTRSGRNNKANGIIYLKGGEVENEIRQLPRKVIANTYALKDWFEEPWFETKLLIHIF from the coding sequence ATGGAGCTGATCAGGAAGTATTTTCCGGGACTTGAACCCACAAAACAGCAACAGTTCGAAGCCCTTTTGCCCGTTTACGAGGATTGGAACGCCCGTATCAATCTCATTTCGCGCAAAGACATGGCCCATTTTTACGAACGTCATGTGCTTCATTCGTTGGCTATTGCGCGTTTTGTGCAGTTCGTTCCGGGCACACGCCTGCTCGATGTGGGCACCGGAGGCGGATTTCCAGGCATTCCCCTGGCCATCATGTTTCCCGAAGCCCACTTTACCCTTGTGGACAGTATCGGCAAAAAAATCAAGGCCGTCGGCGAAGTCGCTAAAAAACTGGAGCTCAGCAATGTGGAAGCCATTCAGGCAAGGGCTGAAGGGCTTGACATGAAATTCGATTTTATCCTGAGCAGGGCAGTAACCACTTTGCCTGAGCTATATGGCTGGGTGCACGACAAATATACCCGGTCGGGGCGAAACAACAAGGCCAATGGCATCATTTATCTCAAGGGTGGTGAGGTGGAAAACGAAATCCGGCAGCTGCCCCGCAAAGTCATCGCCAACACTTACGCACTTAAAGACTGGTTCGAAGAACCCTGGTTCGAAACCAAACTTCTTATTCATATATTTTAG
- a CDS encoding glucosaminidase domain-containing protein, producing the protein MREYHIPASITLSQGILESGSGSSVLAREANNHFGIKCHRGWEGKTFYADDDEKNECFRAYDNPEQSFHDHSLFLTTRPRYAPLFELDVMDYKGWAYGLSKAGYATNPRYPELLIRIIERHQLYRFDSLAMRSIEATPPLVVHKDDHRFLPVSPSQYEVVGKSKLGRFIFENNRRKLVFAREGDKVASLASEFNIYSYQIRKYNELSKNEEPEPGQMIYLQKKSRRSHKHRTHVLREGESLHGVSQQYGIRLHRLLKMNDLHEGSEVKPGTVLRLR; encoded by the coding sequence ATGCGTGAGTACCACATACCGGCTTCCATCACCCTTTCGCAGGGTATCCTGGAATCGGGCAGCGGCAGCAGTGTGCTGGCCCGCGAAGCCAACAACCATTTTGGCATCAAGTGTCACAGAGGCTGGGAAGGAAAAACCTTTTATGCCGACGACGACGAGAAGAATGAGTGTTTCCGGGCCTACGACAATCCTGAGCAGTCGTTTCACGATCATTCCCTGTTTCTTACCACCCGTCCGCGCTATGCGCCGCTTTTCGAGCTGGATGTGATGGACTACAAGGGCTGGGCCTATGGGTTAAGCAAGGCAGGCTATGCCACCAATCCCCGCTATCCGGAGCTGCTCATACGCATCATTGAGCGCCATCAGCTATACCGTTTCGACAGCCTGGCCATGCGCAGCATCGAGGCCACTCCACCACTGGTGGTGCACAAAGACGACCACCGTTTTCTGCCTGTCAGTCCTTCGCAGTATGAAGTGGTTGGTAAATCAAAGCTGGGCAGGTTCATCTTTGAAAACAACCGCCGTAAGCTTGTCTTTGCACGTGAGGGCGACAAGGTAGCCTCTCTGGCATCGGAGTTCAATATCTACAGCTACCAGATACGTAAATACAATGAGCTTTCGAAGAATGAGGAGCCCGAACCTGGTCAGATGATTTATCTTCAGAAAAAATCCCGGCGTTCGCACAAGCACCGGACGCATGTGCTGCGCGAAGGTGAAAGTCTGCACGGAGTGTCGCAGCAGTATGGCATCCGCCTGCATCGCCTCCTCAAAATGAACGACCTTCACGAAGGATCGGAAGTGAAGCCGGGCACTGTGCTTCGCCTCCGATAA
- a CDS encoding cytochrome c, whose product MKTKNHQTMKKNFFTLLSASLMLTFALSSCGGGQQSAQQEQATKEETAVVEQVSPEKDFALGEKIFNEKCIACHQANGQGIPGAFPSLVDSDLLRNDKLAAINQVLNGAPGGSIIKGVQYNAPMPHQVDTHEEAVAVINYVANHFGNDLGYISLEEAKKVAINPR is encoded by the coding sequence ATGAAAACCAAAAATCACCAGACCATGAAGAAAAATTTCTTTACCCTTCTGTCGGCATCGCTCATGCTGACATTTGCCCTCAGCAGCTGCGGCGGCGGCCAGCAGAGCGCCCAGCAGGAACAGGCAACCAAGGAAGAAACAGCCGTAGTTGAACAGGTAAGCCCCGAAAAAGACTTTGCCCTCGGCGAAAAAATCTTTAACGAAAAATGCATCGCATGCCATCAGGCTAATGGACAAGGCATTCCCGGTGCATTCCCCTCGCTTGTGGATTCCGATTTGCTGCGCAACGATAAACTGGCTGCCATCAACCAGGTGTTGAATGGCGCTCCTGGTGGCAGTATAATTAAAGGTGTACAATACAATGCACCCATGCCGCACCAGGTGGACACCCATGAGGAAGCCGTTGCCGTGATCAACTATGTGGCTAATCATTTTGGCAACGATCTGGGCTATATTTCGCTGGAAGAAGCCAAGAAAGTTGCCATCAACCCAAGATAA
- a CDS encoding twin-arginine translocase TatA/TatE family subunit encodes MLLFFDLGTGEILLILLVLFIVVGPRQLPEVARTVGKAINEMKRASAGFRSEIQKEADRLERESGLRELKKPLHEVADQASLFKNNVKNDDQGPIQLHDDTGAIPFGSAPGPEEAQSEGMDANKT; translated from the coding sequence ATGCTTCTGTTTTTTGACCTTGGAACCGGCGAAATCCTGCTCATCTTATTGGTGCTGTTCATCGTGGTGGGGCCACGTCAGCTTCCAGAGGTAGCCCGCACAGTGGGTAAAGCCATTAATGAGATGAAGCGCGCATCGGCCGGATTCAGAAGCGAGATCCAAAAGGAAGCCGACCGCCTGGAACGTGAGTCAGGTTTGCGCGAATTGAAAAAGCCTTTGCACGAAGTTGCCGATCAGGCATCGCTTTTTAAAAACAACGTAAAGAATGACGACCAAGGGCCAATACAACTACATGATGATACAGGTGCCATACCTTTTGGCTCAGCTCCCGGGCCGGAAGAAGCACAAAGCGAGGGCATGGATGCCAATAAAACATGA